The Leadbettera azotonutricia ZAS-9 genome has a window encoding:
- a CDS encoding ABC transporter ATP-binding protein, which translates to MGSPAIEMLDITKIFPGIVANDRIRFEVEEGEIHALLGENGAGKSTLMSILFGLYEPDGGIIKIRGKEVQIRSPNDATSLKIGMVHQHFKLVHNFTVTENIVLGLEPSNPWGNLDLRTAEKRVAQLSETYGLAVDPKARIENITVGMQQRVEILKILYRDASILIFDEPTAVLTPQEIDELLTIFRRLKAEGKTIVFITHKLREIKAAADRCTVLRRGKRIDTVLVSEADEGELAEKMVGRAVSFKIDKKPAQPGDVILKIENLTVIGSRGIPAVHDLSLEVRAGEVVGIAGVDGNGQSELVSAISGLLPVKSGRIVLKGKDIARESIRGRISGGMGLVPEDRHKHGLILDFRLDENLILKSYRHRPYSNSIGFLQFPVIVKHAEDLIADFDIRAGNGPATPAKSMSGGNQQKVVIAREIDLSPELLIVSQPTRGLDVGAIEYIHQRIIQERDKGRAVLLVSFELDEILGLCDRIAAISKGSIAGVVAASEADERRIGSMMGGLHA; encoded by the coding sequence ATGGGCAGCCCAGCTATAGAAATGCTCGATATCACCAAGATCTTCCCCGGCATAGTTGCCAACGACCGTATACGTTTCGAGGTTGAGGAGGGTGAAATCCACGCCCTGCTTGGGGAAAACGGGGCAGGCAAGTCCACCCTTATGTCCATACTTTTCGGTCTCTACGAACCCGATGGGGGCATCATCAAAATCCGGGGCAAGGAAGTCCAAATCCGCAGTCCCAACGATGCCACCAGCCTCAAAATCGGCATGGTTCACCAGCACTTCAAACTGGTTCACAATTTCACGGTTACCGAAAACATAGTCCTGGGCCTGGAGCCTTCAAACCCCTGGGGCAATCTCGATCTCAGAACCGCTGAAAAACGGGTAGCCCAGCTTTCCGAAACTTACGGCCTTGCTGTGGACCCCAAAGCCCGCATCGAGAATATCACAGTGGGAATGCAGCAGCGGGTGGAGATCCTCAAAATTCTCTATAGGGATGCCAGCATACTCATTTTCGACGAGCCCACCGCAGTCCTTACCCCCCAGGAAATCGACGAGCTTTTAACCATTTTTCGCCGCCTCAAGGCCGAAGGCAAGACTATCGTGTTCATCACCCATAAGCTCCGGGAGATAAAAGCCGCTGCCGACCGCTGCACTGTGCTGCGCAGGGGCAAGCGTATCGACACAGTCCTCGTATCAGAGGCCGACGAAGGGGAGCTGGCCGAGAAAATGGTGGGCCGCGCGGTCAGTTTTAAAATCGACAAGAAGCCGGCCCAACCGGGCGATGTTATATTGAAGATAGAGAATCTCACGGTTATAGGATCCCGGGGGATTCCTGCGGTGCATGACCTTTCCCTCGAAGTGAGAGCAGGGGAGGTAGTGGGCATTGCGGGCGTGGACGGCAACGGCCAGTCCGAGCTTGTGTCGGCCATTTCAGGCCTCCTCCCGGTAAAGTCAGGCCGTATTGTGCTCAAAGGGAAGGATATTGCCCGCGAAAGCATACGGGGCCGCATTTCGGGCGGCATGGGCCTGGTTCCTGAAGACCGGCATAAGCATGGCCTTATTCTGGATTTCAGGCTGGATGAAAACCTGATCCTCAAAAGTTACCGCCATAGACCATACTCTAACAGCATTGGCTTTCTCCAGTTCCCGGTGATTGTGAAGCACGCCGAAGACCTCATCGCCGATTTTGACATCAGGGCAGGGAATGGTCCGGCGACGCCTGCCAAGTCCATGTCGGGTGGGAACCAGCAGAAGGTGGTCATTGCCCGGGAAATTGACCTTTCGCCGGAACTTCTTATTGTGTCCCAGCCCACCCGTGGCCTTGATGTCGGCGCCATCGAATATATCCACCAAAGGATAATACAGGAACGGGACAAGGGCAGGGCAGTGCTGCTCGTTTCTTTTGAACTCGACGAGATCCTGGGCCTCTGCGACAGGATAGCCGCTATTTCCAAAGGTTCCATTGCGGGAGTTGTCGCAGCTTCCGAAGCTGACGAGCGGCGCATTGGAAGCATGATGGGGGGGCTTCATGCCTAA